One window of the Colletotrichum destructivum chromosome 6, complete sequence genome contains the following:
- a CDS encoding Putative ClpA/B family, AAA+ ATPase domain, ATPase, AAA-type, core has product MSDISGLTKASLFSGASGSTAKGLHDFLDRSAPGYGALSRFFSTWLRLDLTTIILLISFGGEIPRALTGLQNLGAQIYWWITRFFTASISIGSKDKLNREVLNWLGAHVLTKKGTRILTARTEVIQNEAWYFRKPVQRDDLRHEKRVPVQYLPTFGTTWFVHKGGFFMVRRVSTRNLGSAYVGIPDEYSAAPEGNEPLVVMRLGRAIQPVKAFLDDCRIFADKQREAFITVRATKNEHHQISWDTTILRPIRALETVHFDEKMKEELVADIETYLNHKTRRFYTERGIPYRRGYLFHGPPGTGKTSLSLALAGYFNLELYLLHIPSIRDDNDLENLFTALPPKCIVLLEDIDAIGIQRRKKVDSDDSASDDSSSDEDKDSGRSIGRCRCTLSGLLNVLDGVASQEGRIVLMTSNLAHKLDKALVRPGRIDKMVYMGKISSHSARGMFERMYRPQMSTEGAAALSGGDAELVKNQEEEFDVLLDSFSRQVPDDIFTPAQLQGYLLRHRNSPDAAIDCLQAWITEEKAAMEEAQRRRKASAERKSRRKKRKTLRKLKARRDSSSPSTKREGNKVERVNGVEVETARKVPIETANDAAEKHKSSQADVAKTGQVSNVKGSEAELKATNGTLDSRETATVGM; this is encoded by the coding sequence ATGAGCGACATCTCCGGGCTCACCAAAGCCTCGCTCTTCTCGGGCGCCAGCGGCTCAACAGCCAAAGGGCTCCACGACTTTTTGGATCGCTCTGCTCCGGGCTACGGAGCCTTGTCACGTTTCTTCTCGACCTGGCTCAGGCTCGACCTTACCACGATCATTCTCCTCATCTCTTTCGGTGGCGAGATCCCTAGAGCGCTGACGGGCCTTCAGAACCTCGGAGCTCAAATCTACTGGTGGATCACGCGCTTCTTtacggcctcgatctcgatAGGGAGCAAAGACAAGCTCAACAGGGAGGTTCTCAACTGGCTGGGCGCCCACGTTCTCACCAAGAAGGGCACTCGCATTCTGACGGCGCGGACCGAGGTGATCCAGAACGAGGCATGGTACTTTCGAAAACCGGTCCAGCGAGACGACCTGCGTCACGAGAAGAGAGTTCCTGTCCAGTATCTGCCGACGTTTGGTACGACCTGGTTCGTACACAAGGGGGGGTTCTTCATGGTGCGGCGTGTGTCGACTAGGAACCTCGGGTCTGCCTACGTCGGAATCCCCGACGAGTACTCTGCCGCTCCCGAAGGCAACGAGCCGCTGGTTGTGATGCGACTGGGGCGCGCGATCCAGCCCGTCAAGGCCTTTCTGGATGATTGCCGCATCTTCGCAGACAAGCAACGCGAGGCTTTCATCACGGTCAGAGCGACGAAGAACGAGCACCACCAGATATCCTGGGACACAACCATCCTACGTCCGATACGGGCGCTGGAAACGGTGCACTTTGACGAAAAGATGAAGGAGGAGCTCGTGGCTGACATAGAGACGTATCTCAACCACAAGACGAGGAGGTTTTACACCGAGAGGGGAATCCCCTACAGGAGAGGTTATCTCTTCCACGGACCGCCTGGCACGGGCAAGACGTCCTTGTCTCTCGCTCTTGCGGGCTACTTCAACCTCGAGCTGTATCTGCTGCACATCCCGAGCATCCGAGACGACAACGACCTGGAGAACCTCTTCACGGCGCTTCCCCCCAAATGCATCGTGCTGCTCGAGGACATTGACGCCATCGGGATCCAACGCCGGAAGAAGGTCGACTCGGACGATTCCGCGtcggacgacagcagcagcgacgaggacaaggacagCGGCAGGTCCATTGGAAGATGCCGCTGCACACTCTCGGGCCTTCtcaacgtcctcgacggggtCGCCTCCCAGGAGGGCCGCATCGTCTTGATGACTTCGAACCTGGCCCACAAACTGGACAAGGCGTTGGTCAGGCCGGGGCGGATCGATAAGATGGTATACATGGGGAAGATATCGAGCCACAGCGCCAGGGGCATGTTTGAGCGCATGTACCGGCCGCAGATGTCGACCGAAGGTGCAGCAGCTCTTTCGGGGGgagacgccgagctcgtGAAGAACCAAGAAGAGGAATTCGATGTCCTTTTGGACAGCTTCAGCCGCCAAGTGCCCGATGACATCTTCACGCCAGCACAGCTGCAGGGCTACTTGCTCCGTCACCGGAACTCGCCAGACGCGGCCATCGACTGCCTCCAGGCGTGGATcacggaggagaaggccgccatGGAGGAGGCGCAGCGACGGAGAAAGGCGTCAGCCGAGCGGAAAtcaaggaggaagaagaggaaaacgTTGAGAAAGTTGAAGGCGCGCAGGGACTCGTCGTCTCCGAGCACAAAGAGAGAAGGGAACAAAGTAGAACGGGTCAACGGAGTAGAGGTTGAGACTGCGAGAAAGGTCCCCATAGAGACGGCCAACGACGCCGCTGAAAAGCACAAGAGCTCCCAGGCTGATGTGGCGAAAACCGGACAAGTGTCCAACGTTAAGGGCTCCGAAGCAGAGTTGAAGGCAACGAATGGTACTTTAGACAGTAGAGAAACAGCAACGGTTGGCATGTAA
- a CDS encoding Putative zn(2)Cys(6) fungal-type DNA-binding domain, fungal transcription factor, protein MTEDEKESSSRSPACTASSADKTGGGGGGGGCCCGTCRKKKRRSHKKSRNGCQNCKRRKVKCDEVKPECGNCLRFSMHCDFAPSPPTNQISPSPTASSPLTPPPRKRGRPRKDWDAVPKLPASNDSGSDAARIQRTPAPSSGEPAFPSLLNSSDLELLHHYMCHTAITLGEPHVWREHVPKLGFKHHYVLHMVLAISAQHLARLRPAQARHYETLAERHSTSALPAVASLIPRLDKDNCQALYHTTVLVCFSTFAKKPTPGHLLVVAEDGEVPWWGLMRGVRIVVQNVGIQTIISGWPDESVTFEQHWTHCPALPEPVHKAVLWETRLEELADLVATTPDPEREMFTTSLGALRDCFRMTFGTEAEPEKRVQGRFEIVMRWLYNMDDDFVARLQQRQALPLILLGHFAVLVQLLEHFWFMEGWAEHLLNGLFVALDPQYATWLEWPAQQIRRTGSGSGATDRGILSVQRMID, encoded by the exons ggtgCTGCTGTGGAACATGtcgcaagaagaagaggaggtcGCATAAGAAGTCTCGCAATGGATGTCAGAACtgcaaaagaagaaaagtcAAG TGCGACGAGGTCAAGCCCGAATGCGGCAACTGTCTACGATTCTCGATGCACTGCGACTTcgcaccgtcgccgccaacgaaCCAGATCTCCCCGTCTCCCaccgcatcgtcgccgttgacgccgccgccgagaaaACGGGGCCGTCCCCGAAAGGATTGGGACGCCGTCCCGAAGCTGCCGGCTTCGAACGACTCTGGCTCCGATGCGGCCCGCATACAACGCACaccggctccgtcgtcggGTGAACCGGCCTTCCCCTCGCTCCTGAACTCCAGCGACCTCGAACTCCTACACCACTACATGTGCCACACGGCCATCACCTTGGGCGAGCCCCATGTATGGCGCGAGCACGTCCCGAAGCTCGGTTTCAAGCACCACTACGTGCTTCACATGGTCCTTGCCATATCGGCGCAGCACCTCGCGAGACTCCGGCCAGCGCAAGCTCGCCACTACGagaccctcgccgagcgACACTCGACGAGCGCCTtgccggccgtggcgagCCTCATCCCGCGACTGGACAAGGACAACTGCCAGGCCCTATACCACACCACCGTCCTGGTTTGCTTCTCGACATTCGCAAAGAAGCCGACCCCGGGGCATCTCCTGGTCGttgccgaggatggcgaggttCCGTGGTGGGGGCTCATGCGCGGCgtccgcatcgtcgtccagaaCGTCGGCATACAGACCATCATATCAGGCTGGCCCGACGAGAGCGTCACCTTTGAGCAGCACTGGACGCactgccctgccctgcccgaACCCGTCCACAAGGCGGTGCTCTGGGAGACCCGCCTCGAAGAGCTGGCCGATCTGGTGGCCACCACGCCCGATCCCGAGCGGGAGATGTTCACCACCTCGCTCGGGGCGTTGAGGGACTGCTTCAGGATGACCTTCggcaccgaggccgagcccGAAAAGCGCGTCCAGGGCCGGTTCGAGATTGTCATGCGGTGGCTGTAcaacatggacgacgacttcgTGGCCCGCCTGCAGCAGAGGCAGGCCCTGCCCCTTATTCTTCTGGGCCATTTCGCTGTTCTCGTTCAGTTGCTCGAACATTTCTGGTTCATGGAGGGATGGGCGGAACACCTATTGAACGGGCTGTTCGTCGCTTTGGATCCTCAGTACGCCACCTGGCTCGAGTGGCCTGCTCAACAGATCAGACGGACTGGATCTGGATCTGGGGCTACCGACCGCGGCATCCTTTCGGTGCAGAGgatgattgattga
- a CDS encoding Putative glycoside hydrolase, family 76, six-hairpin glycosidase superfamily — protein sequence MFMSLTLALPGALLLLGSLSAAAAAELKLDTRDNIVDSARSLAKDAMTFYKGEEPGETPGLLPGPPLSDESGDYWWYQGASFWATYLDYWHLTGDDAYTERIAKGMLYQTGPNNDYLPPNQTANIGNDDQCFWGTAALVAAEYGFPTVDGKATWIDLAKAVWATQASPDRHDETCNGGLRWQIPYSNVGYDVKNTASNACFFNMGARLGRFTGNAIYSEWADKTWDWLSGAGLIDSKNWAVYDGVRADNCTHMFTAQVSYNAAMLVQGAAFMYNNTNGSDVWRERTEKLTETLLETFFPNGTAYEVVCEGQKGTCAGDLLWYKGYVHRWLSSATQLAPFLAGSVLPVLKTSAEAAVKQCVAGSSGLANRCGFYWTDGTFSDPQATDKTSGAGEAVNVLAAVSNLLISDARAPITEADDRVGGNGTGQDGSPSAASGTASPAEPTVPSGAGSIGVDMGVSLLIGSLMTLTWAF from the exons ATGTTCATGTCTCTGACTCTGGCTCTGCCAGGagctcttctgcttctgggCAGTttgtccgccgccgccgccgccgagctcaagCTTGACACACGCGACAACATTGTGGACTCTGCACGATCACTCGCTAAGGACGCCATGACTTTCTACAAAGGTGAGGAACCCGGAGAGACCCCGGGCTTGCTTCCGGGACCCCCGCTCTCCGACGAGAGTGGCGACTACTGGTGGTACCAAGGAGCCAGCTTCTGGGCCACCTATCTCGACTACTGGCACCTGACCGGGGACGACGCCTACACGGAAAGGATCGCCAAGGGAATGCTGTACCAGACGGGCCCGAACAACGACTATCTGCCTCCCAACCAGACGGCAAACATCGGCAACGATGATCAGTGTTTCTGGGGAACAGCCGCCTTGGTAGCCGCCGAGTACGGTTTCCCTACCGTGGACGGGAAAGCCACGTGGATCGATCTTGCAAAGGCCGTCTGGGCCACCCAGGCATCGCCGGACCGTCACGACGAGACGTGCAACGGTGGTCTCCGCTGGCAGATCCCCTACTCCAACGTAGGCTACGACGTCAAGAACA CGGCTTCCAACGCGTGCTTCTTCAACATGGGAGCTCGTCTCGGTCGTTTCACCGGAAACGCCATCTACTCGGAGTGGGCCGACAAGACTTGGGACTGGCTTTCCGGAGCCGGCTTGATCGACAGCAAAAACTGGGCCGTGTACGACGGGGTTCGCGCCGATAACTGCACCCACATGTTCACGGCCCAAGTGTCTTACAACGCCGCCATGCTCGTCCAAGGCGCCGCGTTCATGTACAACAAC ACCAACGGCTCGGACGTCTGGCGCGAGCGTACCGAAAAGCTCACCGAGACCCTCCTGGAGACCTTCTTCCCCAATGGAACCGCCTACGAAGTCGTCTGCGAGGGCCAAAAGGGGACTTGCGCGGGAGACCTCCTCTGGTACAAGGGCTACGTGCACCGCTGGCTGTCATCGGCCACGCAGCTagcccccttcctcgccggctcGGTCCTGCCCGTCCTCAAGACctccgccgaggccgcggtTAAGCAGTGCGTGGCCGGCTCGTCGGGCCTCGCGAACCGGTGCGGGTTCTACTGGACCGATGGGACGTTCTCGGATCCCCAGGCCACCGACAAGACCtcgggcgcgggcgaggcggTGAACGTGCTCGCCGCGGTGTCTAACCTGCTCATCTCCGACGCCAGAGCGCCGATCACCGAAGCTGATGACAGAGTCGGCGGTAACGGGACCGGCCAGGACGGCTCACCCAGCGCTGCTTCGgggacggcctcgccggcggaACCAACGGTCCCCTCAGGGGCTGGGAGCATCGGAGTTGATATGGGCGTGTCTTTGTTGATTGGATCTTTGATGACTTTGACATGGGCCTTCTAG